A genomic segment from Pseudomonas mendocina encodes:
- the radC gene encoding RadC family protein — MSIRDWPAAERPREKLLEQGAASLTDAELLAIFLRTGVTGKSAVDLARYLLSEFGSLRALLEADLTGFSQHLGLGPAKYAQLQAVLEMSRRHLAERLRRDSALESPQAVRDYLKAQLRHEPHEVFGCLFLDAKHRVLAFEVLFRGSIDSASVYPRQVVKRSLANNAAAVILTHNHPSGVSEPSQADRVLTQRLKDALALVEVRVLDHFIVGDGEPLSMAELGWM, encoded by the coding sequence ATGAGCATTCGCGACTGGCCCGCGGCAGAGCGCCCGCGGGAGAAACTGCTGGAGCAGGGCGCGGCTTCGCTGACCGATGCCGAGCTGCTGGCGATCTTCCTGCGCACAGGAGTTACCGGCAAGAGTGCGGTGGACCTGGCGCGCTACCTGCTGAGCGAGTTCGGCAGCCTGAGGGCCCTGCTCGAGGCCGATCTGACGGGCTTCAGCCAGCACCTCGGCCTGGGCCCTGCCAAGTACGCACAATTGCAGGCCGTTCTGGAAATGTCGCGGCGCCATCTGGCCGAGCGCCTGCGCCGCGATTCGGCGCTGGAGAGTCCGCAGGCCGTGCGCGACTACCTCAAGGCACAGCTGCGTCACGAACCGCATGAGGTGTTCGGCTGTCTGTTTCTCGATGCCAAGCACCGTGTGTTGGCCTTCGAGGTGTTGTTTCGCGGTAGCATCGACAGTGCCAGTGTCTACCCCAGGCAGGTGGTCAAGCGTTCGCTGGCCAACAATGCCGCCGCCGTCATCCTCACCCATAACCACCCATCGGGCGTGTCGGAGCCCAGTCAGGCTGACCGCGTGCTGACCCAGCGTCTCAAGGATGCTCTGGCGCTGGTCGAGGTGCGCGTGCTCGATCATTTCATCGTTGGCGATGGTGAGCCGCTGTCGATGGCCGAGCTGGGCTGGATGTAG
- the coaBC gene encoding bifunctional phosphopantothenoylcysteine decarboxylase/phosphopantothenate--cysteine ligase CoaBC yields the protein MQRLYRKRIIVGVGGGIAAYKSAELVRRLKDQGAEVRVVMTQGGREFITPLTLQALSGHPVHLDLLDPAAEAAMGHIELARWADLILIAPATADLIARLAQGVANDLLTTLVLATDAPIALAPAMNQAMWRDDATQANLDLLQQRGMRLFGPASGSQACGDVGLGRMLEPNDLANLAADCFQRQALEGLHVLITAGPTQENIDPVRYITNHSSGKMGFALAEAAAEAGARVTLVSGPVHLPTPDRVSRIDVVSARDMLAACEAAMPCDVLIAAAAVADYRPEVVAQHKLKKDPSSGEGMLLQMVRNPDILATIAGREDRPFSVGFAAETENLLEYASRKLRDKNLDLIVANDVANPSIGFNSEENAITVIDRGLQQFSFAQTSKGKIARQLITLIAERLNKN from the coding sequence ATGCAGCGGCTGTATCGCAAACGCATCATCGTCGGCGTGGGGGGCGGTATTGCTGCCTACAAGAGCGCCGAACTGGTTCGCCGCCTCAAGGATCAAGGCGCCGAAGTCCGCGTGGTCATGACCCAGGGCGGACGAGAATTCATCACCCCGCTGACCCTGCAGGCGCTGTCCGGCCACCCCGTCCATCTTGACCTGCTCGATCCGGCTGCCGAAGCGGCGATGGGCCATATCGAGCTCGCTCGCTGGGCCGACCTGATCCTCATCGCCCCGGCCACCGCCGACCTGATCGCCCGCCTGGCCCAGGGCGTGGCCAACGACCTGTTGACCACGCTGGTGCTGGCCACCGATGCGCCGATCGCCCTGGCACCGGCGATGAACCAGGCCATGTGGCGCGACGACGCCACCCAGGCCAACCTCGACCTGTTGCAGCAGCGCGGCATGCGCCTGTTCGGTCCAGCCTCCGGCAGCCAGGCCTGCGGTGACGTCGGCCTCGGCCGTATGCTCGAACCCAATGATCTGGCCAACCTGGCCGCCGACTGCTTCCAGCGTCAGGCGCTCGAAGGCCTACACGTTCTGATCACCGCCGGCCCGACCCAGGAAAACATCGACCCGGTGCGCTACATCACCAACCACAGCTCCGGCAAGATGGGCTTCGCCCTTGCCGAAGCCGCAGCCGAAGCCGGCGCGCGCGTCACCCTGGTCAGTGGCCCGGTGCACCTGCCGACGCCGGATCGGGTCAGCCGTATCGACGTGGTCAGTGCCCGCGACATGCTCGCTGCCTGCGAAGCCGCCATGCCCTGCGACGTGCTGATCGCCGCTGCCGCAGTCGCCGACTACCGACCAGAAGTGGTCGCCCAGCACAAATTGAAGAAAGACCCTAGCAGCGGTGAAGGGATGCTCCTGCAAATGGTGCGCAACCCGGATATTCTCGCCACCATCGCCGGCCGCGAGGATCGCCCGTTCAGCGTGGGCTTCGCCGCCGAGACCGAGAACCTGCTCGAATACGCCTCGCGCAAGCTGCGCGACAAAAATCTCGATCTTATCGTCGCCAATGATGTGGCCAACCCCAGCATCGGCTTCAATAGTGAAGAGAACGCCATCACCGTGATCGACCGCGGGCTGCAGCAATTCAGCTTCGCCCAGACCAGCAAGGGCAAGATCGCCCGCCAGTTGATCACCCTTA